The following proteins come from a genomic window of Pseudomonas cichorii:
- a CDS encoding cold-shock protein, translating into MSQRQSGTVKWFNDEKGFGFITPESGPDLFVHFRAIQGNGFKSLKEGQKVTFVAVQGQKGMQADEVQAEG; encoded by the coding sequence ATGTCCCAACGTCAGAGCGGCACCGTCAAGTGGTTCAACGACGAAAAAGGTTTTGGTTTTATCACTCCAGAAAGCGGTCCGGATCTGTTCGTACATTTCCGCGCAATTCAAGGTAACGGCTTCAAGAGCCTGAAAGAAGGCCAGAAAGTGACCTTCGTCGCCGTGCAGGGCCAAAAAGGCATGCAGGCTGATGAAGTACAGGCCGAAGGTTAA